The Candidatus Cloacimonadota bacterium genome contains the following window.
AGGCGTTACGTTTTGATGGTGAACTGGAGATGCAAAAAATCTTGGAAGATGACTATGCTTTGAGTAATTATTATGATATCTTCGATAAAGAGGATGAAGTCATTGAAGCCACCAACACAATGCTTTCTAATACAGTGAAATTGAATAATCTTATGGCTCCGCGACTTTATTCGATCTGTGAAGAGATCACCAAGTATTTGGAGTATGATGAAGAGATCAGTTTCTATCTTGCCTCTTCACCGGAAGTAAATGCCTTCTCGCTCAACGGTTTTGGTTTTGAACCTCACATTATCTGTCTGACTTCTTCTTTAGTAAATATGGCAAATGATGATGAATTGCATTTCGTTATTGGGCATGAGATCGGACATCTGATCTATGAACATAGTAAACTCGATGTAGTACGTCGCATCCTTTCTAATAGAGAAGAAAGTGATATTTCCAATTCTCTATCTTATAATCTTGCCCGTTGGCAAAAATATGCCGAGATTAGTTCCGACAGGATCGGATTCTTAGTTTGTCCTGACCCTAAGATCATCGGTAAGCTCTTTTTTAAATTTGCTTCCGGTCTCACTGAAGATGCCTTGAATTTTGATATAAATGCCTATCTCAAGCAGTTAGATAAAGTAAAAGAACTGGCAGTAGGAGATTTCTTTGCCACTCATCCCAACAACATGGTCAGGATAAAGAGTTTGATCTTATTTAGCAAATCAGAATTCTTAACAGGGAAAATAGGTAAAAGAGAACCTATTAGTCGCAAAAGACTTGATGAAATGGTGATGGAAAATCTTGATATCTTAGAATTACATCCCCGAAAAGAGGTCGATAAGAAGATTTTAGAATTTTTTGCTAATGCAGGAGTGTATGTTACATTAACATCGGAAGGTATTCCCGATAGTAAGCTATATATCTTGAATGAGATGTTGGGTGCCTATACAAGTCAACCGGAAAAGTATCTGGAGTTCAAGTCATTTGATGCTTTGAAGAATAAGGTTTATAAAATATGCAAATATTTTGCTGAACGACATGATACCTATAAATATGATCTATTAGAAAAAC
Protein-coding sequences here:
- a CDS encoding M48 family metallopeptidase, translated to MTFAKKTAKMMKKKQINYEALRFDGELEMQKILEDDYALSNYYDIFDKEDEVIEATNTMLSNTVKLNNLMAPRLYSICEEITKYLEYDEEISFYLASSPEVNAFSLNGFGFEPHIICLTSSLVNMANDDELHFVIGHEIGHLIYEHSKLDVVRRILSNREESDISNSLSYNLARWQKYAEISSDRIGFLVCPDPKIIGKLFFKFASGLTEDALNFDINAYLKQLDKVKELAVGDFFATHPNNMVRIKSLILFSKSEFLTGKIGKREPISRKRLDEMVMENLDILELHPRKEVDKKILEFFANAGVYVTLTSEGIPDSKLYILNEMLGAYTSQPEKYLEFKSFDALKNKVYKICKYFAERHDTYKYDLLEKLIYLIISDGRMETDEKTLIYEIGKKMRISEYEITQTIRRMSETYLMPQKRLVP